TGACATCCAGCGGCGCGAGCCCTGACGACCTGCACCGTCGCCATCCTGTTCCCTGGTCCCGATTCCCTGTACCCTGTCACCTGTTACCAGTGAGCTGCTATTTACCAGCGAGCTGCTATCTAGCCCGGAGTCAGCCATGCAGGTCGCCGACATCCCCGGCCTCTCAGGCGAGATCAACGATATTCGCCGTCGCACGGCCGCGATCGTGGACGGCGCGGTCATTCCGGCAGAGCCGCGGCTGCGCGGGCCGGGGCCGGAACGGCAGGCGCTCTACCGCGAGCTGCAGCAGCGGGTGAAGGACGACGGCCTCTGGGCGCCGCACCTGCCGAAAGAGTACGGCGGCATGGGCATCGGCTTCCTGGGCCACGCCTACATGAACGAGGTGCTGGCCTGGAGCCCCTACTCCGGCGGCATCTTCGGCGTGGTTGCGCCCAACTCCGGCAACGAGACGGTGCTGATCAAGTACGGCACGGAGGAGCAGCAGCAGCGCTGGCTCTGGCCGCTGATTCGCGGCGAGATCGAGTCCTGCTTCTCCATGACCGAGCCCGACCAGCCCGGCTCCGACCCCTACGCAATCCAGACGCGCGCCGTGCGTGACGGCGACGACTGGTTGATCAACGGCCACAAGTGGTTCACCTCAAACGCCCGCCGCGCCGCCTTCGCCATCGTCGTCTGCCGCACCGAGGACGACGATGACGGCGCCGGCGCACGCGAGCGCATGACGCAGATCATCGTGCCGACGGACGCACCCGGCTTCAACATCGTGCGCAGCGTGCCGGTCTGGGGCCACGAGGGCGGCGACCACTGCGAGATTTTGTACGAGAACGTGCGCGTGCCGCTGGCCAACCAGCTCGGCCGGCGCGGCAGCGGCCACCAGGCGGCGCAGGACCGGCTGGGCGCGGGGCGCGTCTTCCACTGCATG
This sequence is a window from Dehalococcoidia bacterium. Protein-coding genes within it:
- a CDS encoding acyl-CoA dehydrogenase family protein; translated protein: MQVADIPGLSGEINDIRRRTAAIVDGAVIPAEPRLRGPGPERQALYRELQQRVKDDGLWAPHLPKEYGGMGIGFLGHAYMNEVLAWSPYSGGIFGVVAPNSGNETVLIKYGTEEQQQRWLWPLIRGEIESCFSMTEPDQPGSDPYAIQTRAVRDGDDWLINGHKWFTSNARRAAFAIVVCRTEDDDDGAGARERMTQIIVPTDAPGFNIVRSVPVWGHEGGDHCEILYENVRVPLANQLGRRGSGHQAAQDRLGAGRVFHCMSCVGQMWRAFDLMARRAITRQVHGGMLETKQFIQGFLADSYIDIQAARLMTIQTAQKIDAGLDVRTDISAIKVFVPACLERVVDRAIQVYGAMGVSSDTPLEAMYRGARTLRIADGPDEVHRIVVARNILKRYHEGMSWDFGV